The Arachis ipaensis cultivar K30076 chromosome B03, Araip1.1, whole genome shotgun sequence region CGTGGGCGTCGTTGTTGGCACGTTTTGGTCTCCTTTAGTCGTACCGTAGTGTGCCTCCTACACGCGAGTGGGTTTCATCGTTTCGAGGGAATGTCATTCGTTGCCTCGTTCTCCacgctgggcatttaatgctcttAATTGCTTAAACCCTGAGTGAAATGTCCATTTTGCCCCTATCTTTCGCGCTTCTAGGCGTCAGTTACTGTTCAGTTTTCATTTCTTTTGCGTTTCAGTTTCCCACTCCCAAATTGCTATCACACACTCTTCCTTTCCTTTCCACATTCTCTGAAATTCTTCATTCCTAATCGCCCTCCAAATCTCTGCGATACTCCCAGTCTCTtttgatcatcatcatcattctggtaagccctttctttctttcatgcCTCTTAGCTTTGTTGTGTGCTTATATGCTGTTTACATGCTTTTCCCTGCTCCTGCCTGTTTGGATTAAGTGTTGGATTTGCATGTTTGACTTGTAACAACGTTAGGTAGATGCTAGGGGGTTGCCATTTAGGTTCCTGATTTTTTCTCTTCATTTAGCTATAGATTTAGCCTTGGCTTAACTGTAGATAGGCTCACTGTAGCATTTAGCGTTAGTTCCTGTTTGGTCATCCGGTCCGAACGATATCGTTGGGATTCTCCTGGGGGAGGGTCCTTAGTTAGCTGACGACATAGCCAAGACCTGAACGTCTTTCTTTGTTGCCGACTTAGACCTTGGTGCAACGTCCCTCCCAACTACGACATTCACGATGGTGAGGCCACGGTCATCATCTTCGGGCTCTTGCCTTGGTTTCACGGTGTGGCTCCTGTCGTCGCCAGATTGGTCGCGCTCTTGCCTCCTGGGTTATCTTATGAGGTGAGAGAACTCCACTAGCTTACCTTCCCGGATCGCCTGCTCCAGGGCGTCCTTTAGGTCAAAACAATCTTGGGTTTTGTTGCCGAAGCCCTTGTGGTAGTCGCAGTAGAGATTCTTGTTCCCTCCAGTTCTGTCATTGAGCTGGCGAGGCTTCAACAAGATGCATTTGTCGGCTATCTGCTGGTATAGCTTAACGATCGGGGCCGTCAGGGGGTGTAGTTAGTGAACTTTCCTACCCAGGAGAATGGCTTGAAGCTTTTAGCTGGCCCTCCGTCCTTGGAGTGCTCCTTAGGCCTTTCCCCGTTACCGGGCTGGCGAGCAGGGTGATAGGCGGGTTGCCGCTTGTTAGCTGCCACAACTTGGCTGAACTCCTCGTCGTTGATGTACTCTCTAGCCACATTTTGGATTTCTTGCATTATCTACACAGGTTTAGTGGTGAGGTATTTCCTGAAGTCTTCATTCAACAGCCCGTTTGTCAAACACAAGCTGGCCATCGAGCCGGTCAGGCCGTCAATCTCTAGGCATTCATCATTGAACCCGTCAAAATACTTCCTAGTCGGTTCCCCGCTTCTTTGCGTCACCCCCAGCAAGTTAATTGGGTGCTTTGCTTTGGCAATGCGCGTGGTGAACTGAGCCAGAAAAGCGCGGGTTATATCTGCAAAAGTCGTCACAGAGCCTTGAGGGATGGCGTAAACCAGCGGATTTCCGGTCCCGCCAAGGTCACGGGGAAGGTGCGACATCGCACCTTATCACCCACACCTttcaggttcatcctggcctcaaaggtcGTTAGGTGCTCCTAGGGGTCCTGGGTCCCGTCGTACCTCATGTTTGTTGGCTTGTCGAAATGTTTCGGTAGTCGGACCTCGAGGATGGAGTGGTGGAAAGGGGTTGCCCCCATGATTACGGGTTGTCGCCGCCTCCTTAGTCTCTCCTTGCTATCTTCTCGGTTTTCCTCCTCTGTATGTCTCACTAGAGGTCGAGTGTAGATTCTGGGGTCTTGCCGTCTCCTCGGCACTTCCCTGCTTTCTCCCTGGCCTTCTGACTGGGATCGGGAGGTCGGCGTGCGTCTAGAGCGGTCTCTCCGGGGGCTTCTTCCCCTGGTTTTCCCCTCCTTTGAGGAGATCGGGAACGAGATTGACTCGAAGTGGGCTGGAAGCGCTCTTTGTTTGCTAGCTCCCGCTCCAGGTTTTGCACCCTGTGGCACAACTCCTGCATTATTCTTGCACTGTCGCTCCCCGTTCCTCCAAAGGGACGCCTTTCCTGGGAACGGGAGGGGAGATCATCTCGCCGGGGAGGGGATCTTGTGCGCTCGCTGGAGGAAGCCAAGAAGGCTACCCTATTGGTTCGGTGAACCAAGTCCTCCACACGTGGCTCACCTCCATCCTCTCTTTCCACTGGTCCCAACGAAAAATCCATTCAGGCCAGTCCCCacaaacggcgccaatgttcgtgACTTTGGGTCTCGGACGGGTCGGAGATGTTTTGAGTGTGTGATGGTGAGAACCAGCTTGGATCTGGGTCACTGGCGCGTGGATGGTCTTCCTGGATAGGTACTGGCACGTGTGGACTGAGACTTCGTGACCTCCCGAGCTGATGATTTGATGAGGGGGAGCCACCTGGAAAaaggactccgacgctcaagtcaaaaGTCGTACCAGGTGGCAGTAAAAGTGAGGAAATCGTGACGTATCTTGGGGGAGTGGTTGAGCCCTCCCCTTATATACTCTGTACCTAGGGCGGGTCCCACAGGAGCAGACCCGCCTTTCAGGAAGCTTCCTTTCCCCCCAGCTGTCATGTGCTTGGCTGGAGGGGGAAAGGTATCGGTCTTCCTCCCGATTCGGGCTCGACATGCCCATCGAGTCGGCCGCTCGGACTGGGGGAAAACGCCTGATGGGCTGGGCCGGAAcagtaatataatttaaatttgatatttatttattagagtatataataattaataagaataaCATGGTTAATTTGTTACTTTGTTAGAGTCATACTGCATTTTCCTAGTTTTTCATCTCGCTATTTTTctgttttatatttttctctAATTAGTACTActcctattttcttttttttccttctctccttcttcttatttttataatttttttgttttacacTCTCATCATTTTTATTGTTTCACTctctaaaaagataaaaaaattaaaaaaactcaaacaaaaaaaataaaaaaaatatgtaactttttattttattttttgatttatcTTTTCTAATAAGaagcaaaaaaattttaaaaagaaaaacacataactttataaattaaaatataaaaattatgcacgaagaaagaagaaaaataaaaaaaaataaaaattctgcAGCATTATATTTTATGTGTCGTAATTAAGAAGTTTCgagatcaaaattaaaaaatttttatgtcGTGGTAAAAAAATTTCTATGCTAttcttttgttttatattttctttaaataatttttccttctctttctttctgtttttatagtttttttgtttcatattcacataatttttaatattttattctctaagaaaaatataaaaaaaacgtgcaactttttattttattttttggtcaATTCTTTTTGATAATAAATACAGAAATTTtacacaaaaaaaagaaaaataatcgaaaaaaacaaaagaaaaaaaaggaaggtgCAATATTAAgtctaaaatcttaaaaattttttatgttaaaataaattttttttttgtgtcaaTGTTAAAAAATTTGTGTATGACAATTAAAAATTTTGGTACTATTTTTtcggaaaaaaaaaagggatggtGTGATTTCATGTACATATCTGTGaacaatttttattaaatttagacAAACTTAATTAAAATGAGTTGataaaaattacttaaatttAAATGTATAGCAAAATTCTTATATTATATATTCAAAATCAGATGTGCGCAAGGGATATCTTCACTTATTGAAGAAGATTCCATTACCGTAACCATCATACAATTCCTGTAAAAAAAATCATACAATCGACTAAGGTTATTTTTAAATAGGGTTTCATATATGAGATTGAGTTGAGTTGTGAATGACCTACTAAAAATAACCTACTACGTACGGCTACGGCCATTAATCATTATAGTTGATGCGTTGATGGATATTTAGTGCTATACATCGGATGTATCGTATATTCGTATTATATAATATACGTTAAGGTTAAGATTTATATccagttatttttatataaagttaatagttgataattgttagataatttaataaatttaattaaattatcatctaataatATTAAACACGAAAATAATTATTCCTAAATTTTTATCATATGTTAATTTATAGTCAATACAAGATTTTTTAATGGGATATTCTTAACGACCATTTCCTCTACGCATCGGACACTACTCCTAGGTTGGATACTTCCCCAACCTCTATCCAAAGAGACAGATAAAATTTGTTGGAATATACAAGTCCATGATCGAGTATCCCAATGGAGAAATAACCAAAACCATAAAAAAGAGTCaacaattaaaatttattttaactataaaaaatcttgtaatttataattaatttttagatGAATAATGTNNNNNNNNNNNNNNNNNNNNNNNNNNNNNNNNNNNNNNNNNNNNNNNNNNNNNNNNNNNNNNNNNNNNNNNNNNNNNNNNNNNNNNNNNNNNNNNNNNNNNNNNNAAACCAAGACATATAGTTGTGTATATATTTATTAGTTACAAGGTGAAGCAAATATGTATCTTTACTAGTTGACGAAATTAAATTAGAGTGAACTCTATCATATAAACAACAATAAGGATGCACTTCATGAAGAAACTGAGAAAGCTGGTGGAGCAAACCCAGCCTGAGTGGCGTGACAAGTTCTTGTGTTATAAGGAATTGAAGAAGCTCTTGAAGATTATTTGTCCCAGAGACCAATTGCTGTTTTTGGATCCCAGATATGTCAACCACTTCCTTCAACTCTTGCTGGCAGAAATTGACAAGTTCAACGCTTTCTTTGTTGAAAAGGAGGAAGAGTACATCATCAAATGGAAGGTATATTAatgtattatatattattattactcTTTCTATTATTGTATTATTACTCATTCTATTAATGGTGTTTGTATTACAGGAATTGCAAGACAGAGTTGATAGGGCCATTGATTTGGATTCAGATGCAGAACTGATGGCATTAGGGAGGGACATGGTGGATCTACATGGAGAGATGGTTTTGTTAGAGAACTATAGCTTGCTCAATTACACAGGTATTATTAATATATGCATGTTCCTATATGCATGATCCTATATATATGCATTAATTATTGTCTCCTAAATATTTGTTTTGTTATTACTATTTACTGAAGTGATCTTTGGTTAGTTaagattatattttaaaattgtccttttaATGATTAGTAttattgaataaaaaaatgaTTTAATTTTGTATATTGAATGGATACATTAAATACAGATAAGAGATTTGTTTGTATGTGCAGGATTAGtgaagataataaaaaaatatgataagcGAACAGGAGCACTACACAGATTGCCTTTCATTCAACAAGTGTTGAACCAACCATTCTTTAAGATTGATGTGGTGAATAAGCTTGTAAAGGAGTGCGAGATAATACTGAGCATTCTTTTTCCCTTATATGAAGGGCCATCAACAAATGATGAGAACTATGAtcatgaaaataataataataataggaacAATGAAACAAGTGGAGAGATCCCAAAGATGCAGCAGGTTTCCGAAGAAGTTCCTGATAAGATTGAAAACATGGAGAATGAGTTCATCAAATTAACTTTGATGGCACTTCAAACCCTCAGAGAGATTAGGAGCAGTGGAAGCTCTTCTTCAACTCCAAGCATTTAGAGGATGAATAAACTCAAAACAA contains the following coding sequences:
- the LOC107634791 gene encoding SPX domain-containing protein 1-like, whose protein sequence is MHFMKKLRKLVEQTQPEWRDKFLCYKELKKLLKIICPRDQLLFLDPRYVNHFLQLLLAEIDKFNAFFVEKEEEYIIKWKELQDRVDRAIDLDSDAELMALGRDMVDLHGEMVLLENYSLLNYTGLVKIIKKYDKRTGALHRLPFIQQVLNQPFFKIDVVNKLVKECEIILSILFPLYEGPSTNDENYDHENNNNNRNNETSGEIPKMQQVSEEVPDKIENMENEFIKLTLMALQTLREIRSSGSSSSTPSI